A window of Marinobacter halotolerans genomic DNA:
CCATCAACGAGCTCTGGCGATGGATCAAAAAGAAAGAACTCAATGGCCGGAAGCTCAAGGCCCTGCAGGGTTCGTCTCCGCTTGGCAGAATACTGGCTGGCGGACTGATGAACGCCAAACACGGTCGTGAAATCATGAAAGAAAGCATCGAGCACGAGGCCAGCCAGGTCATCCACGATCTCGAGCGCTTTCTGAACCCTCTCGGTACCATTGCGACCATTACTCCGCTGCTGGGCCTTCTGGGTACGGTTATCGGCATGATCAAAGTGTTTGCCGAGATCCAGCTTGCCGGCGTGGGCAATGCCGGCAACCTGGCCGGCGGTATTTCCGAGGCCCTGATCACCACCGCCTCTGGCCTGAGCGTGGCGATTCCGGCGCTGATCTGCCATCGCTATTTCATCCGCCGGGTGGACGAGTTGGTTGTCGGTATGGAGCAGGAAGCCATCAAGCTGGTTGAAGTGGTCCACGGTGACCGCGAAATCGACGTGGAAGGAGCCTGAACACGTGAAGTTCAAGCGCCAGAGAAGCCAGGAAGTCGGCGTCGACCTGACCCCCCTGATCGACGTTGTGTTTCTGCTGCTTATTTTCTTCATGGTGTCGACCACCTTCACCCGCGAGAGCCATCTGAATATTGAACTGCCGGACGCGCAGGGTGAGCGGTCGGAGCAGCAGGCGGAGCTGATTGATGTGGTCATCAATGCCGACGGGCAGTACCGCCTGAATGATCGTGCTCTGGTCAATAATCAGCGGGCGACACTGGAGCGGGCGGTAAGCGAGCTGGCAGGCGGCGATACCTCTCTGCCGTTCATCATTACCGCAGACGCGCGAACGCCCCACCAGTACGTGGTGCGCGCGATGGACGTTGCCGGTTCCCTCGGCTTTGCCAAACTGAGTATCACCACGGAACGTCGGGGTGAATCCGAGTGAGTGAAGCGGCGGACACCGAGCAGACCCCCCGATCCGGCCAGACCGGTTCTGGCTGGATGACCTACCGGCGCTTGCTGGCCTACGTCAAACCCTTCTGGGTGGCGTTTGTGTTGGCAGTGATCGGCAACGTAATCTACGCAACCGCGTCAACGGGCATGGCCGCCGCCATGGAATACGTGATCACGGCGCTGGAGAACCCCACCGAGCAAAACCGGCTGTTGCTGACGGGCATGATTGTCGGCGTGTTTGCGCTGCGGGGCCTCGGCTTTTTCCTGAGCCAGTATTACATCAACTACGTGGGCCGTAATGTTATCAATGCGCTACGCAAGCAGGTGTTCGACCGCCTGCTGTCGCTGCCGTCGCGGTATTTCGACGAGAACGCTTCGGGTCGCCTGGTCTCCAAGCTGACGTTCAATGTGGAACAGGTGGCCGCTGCGGCCAGTAATTCCATCACAATCATGTTGCGGGAGGGGCTGACCATCGTCGGTCTGCTGAGCTTCATGATCTATACCAACTGGAAGCTAACTCTGGTGTTCATGGCTGTGGGGCCGATTATCGGCCTGGTCGTCAACTTTGCCAGCCGCCGGTTCCGCCGGATAAGCCAGCGAATCCAGACCTCCATGGGCGACATTACTCATGTGGCGTCTGAATCCATCAGCGGCTACCGCGTGGTCAGAACCTTCGGTGGCGAGCAGTATGAGCGTGACCGTTTCCGCGGTGTCAGTGAGAAAAACCTGGAACAGAGTCTGAAAATGGCAACCACCCAGGCCATCAGTGTGCCGGTGATCCAGGTGCTGGTCGCCGTCGCCATTGCCGCGCTGGTTTGGACCATGCTGGCGCCGGAGATTCGCGGCAGCATGACCACCGGTGAACTGGTCGCCTTTATCACCGCGGCCACCACCATGGCCAAACCGATTCGCCAGGTCACCTCGGTTCACGCGGAAATCCAGAAGGGCGTTGCCGCCTCCCACGATGTGTTTTCAACGATTGATGAGGAGCCGGAGGCCGACACTGGCACCTATGCCCCTGAGCGGGTGGATGGCCGGATTGAATTCGACAACCTGTCCTTCCGCTATCGGGACCAGCTGGACGATGTGCTTCAGGATATCTCGCTGACAATCCCGCCAGGGCAGAGCGTCGCGCTGGTGGGGCGGTCCGGCAGTGGCAAATCGACTCTGGTGAGCCTGCTGCCAAGATTCTATGAATACACCGGTGGCGACATCCGCCTTGATGGCCATTCCCTGAAAGACTATTCCCTGAAAGCGCTGCGTGCGCAGATTGCCCTGGTGACCCAGAACGTGGTGCTGTTCAACGATACCATCGCCGCCAATATTGCCTATGGCGTTCTGCGGGACTGCCCCGAAGAGCAGATCCGCGAGGCGGCCGCCAAGGCCCACGCCCTCGAATTCATTGATCGGATGCCCGAAGGGCTTCAGACCATGATCGGCGACAACGGCGTCATGCTCTCGGGCGGTCAGCGCCAGCGGCTGGCGATTGCCCGAGCGCTGTTGAAGGATGCACCGGTGCTTATCCTCGACGAGGCAACCTCGGCCCTGGATACCGAATCCGAGCGGCACATCCAGGAAGCGCTGGAGTTCGTGATGCGCGGTCGTACCACGCTGGTCATCGCCCATCGCCTGTCCACCATTGAAAAAGCTGACCGGATTCTGGTGATGGACGGCGGCCGCATCGTGGAGTCGGGACGTCACGACGAGCTGCTGGCTAAAGGCGGCGCCTACGCGCAACTTCACCAGATGCAGTTCAGCGAGCAGGGATGACTGGCTGGGTTGATCGGCTCTGGTACGGCAAGGGGCGACCGCTCTGGCCACTCTACCCGTTTGCCTGGCTGTATCGACTTATCTCGGAGCAGCGGCGCAGGGCCGGCTGGCAGGCCATGTCTGCGCCGATCCCGGTGCCGGTCGTGGTGGTGGGCAACATTACCGCTGGCGGCACCGGCAAATCACCGCTGACGGCGATGCTGGCGCAGTTACTGAAGGATGAAAGCTGGCGCCCGGTCATTCTTACCCGGGGATACGGCGGAAAATCCGGACACTACCCATTTCAGATCCAGCCGGAAACCTCCGCGTCAGAGGCCGGAGATGAGCCGGTCATGCTGTCCGATCAGGCCGGGTGCCCGGTGGTGGTGGATCCGGATCGGTGCCGGGGAGCGCTCTGGGCGCTGGATCAGGGTTTGGGGAACATTCTGCTATGCGATGACGGATTGCAGCACTATCGCTTGCCCCGGGATATCGAGATCGCCGTTTTTGACGGCCAGCGCGGCCTCGGCAACGGTGCGCAGATTCCGGTCGGCCCTCTGCGTGAACGCCCCGACCGGTTGTCTTCCGTTGATTTCGTGGTGACCAATGGCGGCTGGCTGTCGGAACTGGATCATCCGCACCAGCACACCATGACGCTTGTACCCACCGCCCTGCGGCATCTTGCCTCGGGAAGGGGTGTACCATTGGATGAAATCCGGGGAAAACCGGTGACGGCGGTGGCCGGTATCGGCAACCCCGGGCGTTTTTTCGATACACTGAGAAACCTGGGCGCAACGGTTTCAGAGCGCGCGCTGCCTGATCATCACCAGTTCAGGCCGGAAGACCTGCAGTGCAATGGTGACCAGTGGCTGGTCATGACCGCCAAGGATGCCGTCAAGTGCCGCGAGATGGCGCCGGATAATGCCTGGGTGCTGGAGGTTTCGGCGCAACTGCCGCAGGCATTTTCCGCGGCTTTTCTGGCGGCGGTGAATACAGCGGACCAAACCCATTAAGAGAAATAGCATGGACAAGAAATTGATCGCTTTGCTGGCGTGCCCCGTCTGCAAGGGAGACCTCGAACTGAATGACAAGCGTACCGAGCTGATCTGCTATATGGACGCAATGGCCTTTCCCATCAGGGAAGGAATACCGGTGATGCTTAGCTCCGAAGCCCGGACACTGAGCACCGACGAGCGACTTCACAAACGCTAACGGGGTTTTTATGTCGTACATCGTGGTGATACCCGCGCGATACGCGTCTACCCGGTTGCCGGGCAAGCCGCTGGCGGATATCGGTGGCAAACCGATGATTCAGCATGTGTATGAACGCGCTTGCGAAAGCGCCGCGTCGCGGGTTGTGATCGCGACGGATGACGAGCGTATTGAAAAGGCCTGCCGTGGATTCGGTGCCGAAGTGGTGATGACGTTGGCGACCCACGCCAGCGGCACGGATCGGCTGGAAGAGGTGGCCCGCAAACTGGGATTCGGCCCCCGGGACCGGGTGGTCAATGTCCAGGGCGACGAACCGCTTATCCCGCCGGAACTGATCGACCAGGTCGCCGACAACCTTGAAGCCTTTCCTGAAGCCGCTATCGCCACCCTGTGCGAATCCATTACCGATACTAAAACGCTGTTCAACCCCAATGTGGTGAAAGTGGTGGCCGATGCCAGAGGTATGGCCCACTATTTCAGCCGTGCGCCAATCCCCTGGGCCAGAGAGGCATGGAGTGGTGACGTGCGAGTAGACGGTGCACGCGACATGCCGGCGAACGCCCGATATTTTCGCCACATTGGCATCTACGGTTACCGGGTCAGCCTGCTTCAGGCCTTTGTAACCTGGCCTCCCGCCCCGACCGAACTCACCGAATCCCTGGAGCAGCTGCGAGCGCTCTACAATGGCGCGCTGATTCATGTGGCGGAGGCAGCGGTCAGGCCGCCGGCCGGCGTGGATACGCAGGAGGATCTTGAACGACTCAGAGCCATGGTTAATGAAAGGGGATTGCTGAATGAGTGAACCTGTCCGAGTGCTGTTTGTGTGTCTTGGCAACATCTGCCGTTCCCCCAGCGCAGAGGGTGTATTCCGGCAGGTGGTGGAGAATGCCGGTTTAAGTAACCAGGTGAAGATAGATTCCTGTGGAACCGGCAGCTGGCATGTGGGAAAGGCGCCGGACGGCCGTGCCCGGGAAGCGGCCGCCAGGCGTGGCATTGATATCAGTGACTTGAGGGCGCGGCAGTTTCAGGAATCGGATTTGTTCGAGTTCGACTATGTACTGGTAATGGATCGTCAGAGCCTTGCCGATATCAAGCGCGTCCAGAAGGAGATTGGCGGAACCGAGCCGGAACTGTTTCTTGATTACGGAAGTCCTTCCCACGACGAGGTGCCCGACCCGTATTACGGTGGCAATCAGGGTTTCGAGATGGTTCTGGACCTGATTCAGGAGGCCAGCGAAGGGCTTCTGGCCCGATTGCGGGAGAGACTGGCTTGAGCCTCCCCCCGGTCATTCGCGAGTGGGTCAGTCTGAGGGGCAAGAACAGCCTGGGCATCGCGGCAAGGGCCCAGTACTTCACCCAGGTTCGCTCCCTTGATGATCTACGTTTTGCCCTGGACTGGGCAGACACCCATGCCGCAGAAACACTGATTCTGGGTGGTGGCAGCAACCTGGTATTTGCTGGGGATTTCCGCGGGCTTGCGGTGCAGGTGTCTATCAGCGGGCGCTGCTGGCAGGCGGTTGAAGGCGACGCGGCCACCCTTGAATTGGGCGCCGGCGAACCCTGGCATGAGTGCGTGTTATACGCTGCCAAAGCCGGTTATCGGGGAATCGAGAATCTCGCGCTGATTCCCGGCACCGTGGGTGCAGCACCGGTTCAGAATATCGGTGCTTACGGCACAGAACTGGCCGACACCCTGGTGGATGTGACCGCGCTGGACCGGACCACAGGTGAGGAGGTGCGGCTGTCGAACGCGCAGTGCCGGTTCAGCTATCGCGACAGCCTGTTCAAGCATGAGCCAGGACGCTTTATCATTACCCGGGTTCGCCTCCGACTGTCCCGAAGCCTGCCCCTGCAACTGGAGTATCGGGACCTGAAAGAGTATTTCAGCGAGCAGAACACCAGAGAGCTTACCCCCTCCGACGTTGCCCAGGCGGTTATGGCGGTGCGCCGGCGCAAACTGCCGGACCCGTCGCAGATACCCAATGTGGGAAGCTTCTTCAAGAACCCGGTTGTCCCCATTGCCCAATGGCATCAACTGAAAGCGCAGCATCCGGGCCTGGCGGGTTATCCGGACGAAACCTCGGCCAAGGTGGCGGCTGCCTGGCTTATTGATCAGTGTGGCTGGAAGGGCTATCGGAACGATCGGGTGGGGGTCCACAACCATCAGGCTCTGGTACTGGTTAACCATTCTGATGGCAGCGGCCAGGACGTTCTGGATCTTGCGTCCAGAATCCGTGCCGACGTTCTTTCGACATTCGGTATCGAACTGGAAATGGAGCCCGGCGTAGTCGGTGACTTGCCCGCCGGGCCCTCAGACGGCTTTTAGAGCCCGCCTCTCGGAGACTGGTTGATCAGGAAGGGCAGAGCCTCATCCAGAGGAATGTCCTGTTTGTCGGCATCATTGCGGCCCTTGTATTCCAGGGTTTCGGCTTCCAGCCCGCGGTCGGACACCACGAACCGGTGGGGAATACCGATCAGCTCGATATCCGCAAACTTGACTCCGGGCCGCTCGTTCCGGTCATCCAGCAGCACATCGAACCCTGCCTGCTTGAGTTGGGCATAGAGCCGTTCGCCAGCTTCCTGAACCGTCGGGGATTTATGGCCGTTCAGGGTCACGATCGCGACCTCGAAGGGTGCAATGGCATCCGGCCAGATAATGCCTTTATCGTCGTGGTTCTGCTCGATGGCCGCAGCCACGATGCGTGACACGCCGATGCCATAGCAGCCCATTTCCAGGATGCCCGCCTTGCCGTT
This region includes:
- a CDS encoding Trm112 family protein, which produces MDKKLIALLACPVCKGDLELNDKRTELICYMDAMAFPIREGIPVMLSSEARTLSTDERLHKR
- the msbA gene encoding lipid A export permease/ATP-binding protein MsbA, producing MTYRRLLAYVKPFWVAFVLAVIGNVIYATASTGMAAAMEYVITALENPTEQNRLLLTGMIVGVFALRGLGFFLSQYYINYVGRNVINALRKQVFDRLLSLPSRYFDENASGRLVSKLTFNVEQVAAAASNSITIMLREGLTIVGLLSFMIYTNWKLTLVFMAVGPIIGLVVNFASRRFRRISQRIQTSMGDITHVASESISGYRVVRTFGGEQYERDRFRGVSEKNLEQSLKMATTQAISVPVIQVLVAVAIAALVWTMLAPEIRGSMTTGELVAFITAATTMAKPIRQVTSVHAEIQKGVAASHDVFSTIDEEPEADTGTYAPERVDGRIEFDNLSFRYRDQLDDVLQDISLTIPPGQSVALVGRSGSGKSTLVSLLPRFYEYTGGDIRLDGHSLKDYSLKALRAQIALVTQNVVLFNDTIAANIAYGVLRDCPEEQIREAAAKAHALEFIDRMPEGLQTMIGDNGVMLSGGQRQRLAIARALLKDAPVLILDEATSALDTESERHIQEALEFVMRGRTTLVIAHRLSTIEKADRILVMDGGRIVESGRHDELLAKGGAYAQLHQMQFSEQG
- a CDS encoding ExbD/TolR family protein, which produces MKFKRQRSQEVGVDLTPLIDVVFLLLIFFMVSTTFTRESHLNIELPDAQGERSEQQAELIDVVINADGQYRLNDRALVNNQRATLERAVSELAGGDTSLPFIITADARTPHQYVVRAMDVAGSLGFAKLSITTERRGESE
- a CDS encoding MotA/TolQ/ExbB proton channel family protein, whose amino-acid sequence is MFELLKAGGILMVPIIACSIIALAIILERFYTLRPSRVTPQHTINELWRWIKKKELNGRKLKALQGSSPLGRILAGGLMNAKHGREIMKESIEHEASQVIHDLERFLNPLGTIATITPLLGLLGTVIGMIKVFAEIQLAGVGNAGNLAGGISEALITTASGLSVAIPALICHRYFIRRVDELVVGMEQEAIKLVEVVHGDREIDVEGA
- a CDS encoding low molecular weight protein-tyrosine-phosphatase produces the protein MSEPVRVLFVCLGNICRSPSAEGVFRQVVENAGLSNQVKIDSCGTGSWHVGKAPDGRAREAAARRGIDISDLRARQFQESDLFEFDYVLVMDRQSLADIKRVQKEIGGTEPELFLDYGSPSHDEVPDPYYGGNQGFEMVLDLIQEASEGLLARLRERLA
- the lpxK gene encoding tetraacyldisaccharide 4'-kinase — protein: MTGWVDRLWYGKGRPLWPLYPFAWLYRLISEQRRRAGWQAMSAPIPVPVVVVGNITAGGTGKSPLTAMLAQLLKDESWRPVILTRGYGGKSGHYPFQIQPETSASEAGDEPVMLSDQAGCPVVVDPDRCRGALWALDQGLGNILLCDDGLQHYRLPRDIEIAVFDGQRGLGNGAQIPVGPLRERPDRLSSVDFVVTNGGWLSELDHPHQHTMTLVPTALRHLASGRGVPLDEIRGKPVTAVAGIGNPGRFFDTLRNLGATVSERALPDHHQFRPEDLQCNGDQWLVMTAKDAVKCREMAPDNAWVLEVSAQLPQAFSAAFLAAVNTADQTH
- the murB gene encoding UDP-N-acetylmuramate dehydrogenase encodes the protein MSLPPVIREWVSLRGKNSLGIAARAQYFTQVRSLDDLRFALDWADTHAAETLILGGGSNLVFAGDFRGLAVQVSISGRCWQAVEGDAATLELGAGEPWHECVLYAAKAGYRGIENLALIPGTVGAAPVQNIGAYGTELADTLVDVTALDRTTGEEVRLSNAQCRFSYRDSLFKHEPGRFIITRVRLRLSRSLPLQLEYRDLKEYFSEQNTRELTPSDVAQAVMAVRRRKLPDPSQIPNVGSFFKNPVVPIAQWHQLKAQHPGLAGYPDETSAKVAAAWLIDQCGWKGYRNDRVGVHNHQALVLVNHSDGSGQDVLDLASRIRADVLSTFGIELEMEPGVVGDLPAGPSDGF
- the kdsB gene encoding 3-deoxy-manno-octulosonate cytidylyltransferase, whose product is MSYIVVIPARYASTRLPGKPLADIGGKPMIQHVYERACESAASRVVIATDDERIEKACRGFGAEVVMTLATHASGTDRLEEVARKLGFGPRDRVVNVQGDEPLIPPELIDQVADNLEAFPEAAIATLCESITDTKTLFNPNVVKVVADARGMAHYFSRAPIPWAREAWSGDVRVDGARDMPANARYFRHIGIYGYRVSLLQAFVTWPPAPTELTESLEQLRALYNGALIHVAEAAVRPPAGVDTQEDLERLRAMVNERGLLNE